The Sorex araneus isolate mSorAra2 chromosome 5, mSorAra2.pri, whole genome shotgun sequence genome has a segment encoding these proteins:
- the UTP3 gene encoding something about silencing protein 10, with protein sequence MVGRSRRRGAAKWAAVRAQAGRDLEDPDGLEAPPSPGDSSYYQDKVDEFHEARSRAALAKGWGELESADEEEDGEEEEEEVLALDVADEDDEDGESGDEEDDDDEDDGSSEQSEADVDPSLSWGQRKKLYYDTDYGSKPGRKQTQQELEEEEQEEEEEAQRIQKRLTQGLQEEDFGITWVEAFAKPASQEKEIETRVVKDLAKVSAKEKLKMLQKESPELLELIEDLKVKLAEVKDELEPLLQLVEQGVIPSGKGSQYLRTKYHLYLNYCSNISFYLILKARRAPVHGHPVIERLVTYRNLINRLAVVDQKLSSEIRHLLTLKDDPEKLRLNLKARATRIKPKSASRTGAATTADNSDESDLDEEAALKYYKEMEERQTLKRKKEDSSAEEQTTAEDPNAKRAITYQIAKNRGLTPRRKKIDRNPRVKHREKFRRAKIRRRGQVREVRREEQRYSGELSGIRAGVKKSIKLK encoded by the coding sequence ATGGTAGGGAGATCGCGGCGGCGCGGAGCAGCCAAGTGGGCGGCGGTGCGAGCCCAGGCGGGGCGCGACCTGGAGGACCCTGACGGCCTCGAGGCGCCCCCCTCGCCCGGCGACTCCAGCTACTACCAGGATAAGGTGGATGAGTTCCACGAGGCCCGCTCTCGGGCCGCCCTGGCCAAGGGCTGGGGCGAGTTGGAGAGCGCCGACGAGGAGGAGGacggcgaggaggaggaggaggaggtgctggcCCTGGACGTCGCCGACGAGGACGACGAGGATGGAGAGAGCGGGGACgaggaggacgacgacgacgagGATGACGGGAGCTCCGAGCAGAGTGAGGCCGACGTGGATCCCAGTCTGTCCTGGGGTCAGAGGAAGAAACTCTACTACGACACGGACTACGGCTCCAAGCCCGGGCGCAAGCAGACgcagcaggagctggaggaggaggagcaggaggaggaggaggaggcccagcgCATTCAGAAGCGCCTGACCCAAGGGCTCCAGGAGGAGGATTTTGGCATCACCTGGGTGGAGGCCTTCGCAAAACCCGCGTCGCAGGAGAAGGAGATCGAGACGCGGGTCGTCAAGGACCTGGCGAAAGTGTCTGCGAAGGAGAAGCTGAAGATGCTGCAGAAGGAATCCCCGGAGCTCCTGGAGCTGATCGAAGACCTGAAAGTCAAGCTGGCCGAGGTGAAGGACGAGCTGGAGCCGTTGCTGCAGCTGGTGGAGCAAGGTGTCATCCCTTCTGGAAAAGGGAGCCAGTACCTGAGGACCAAGTACCACCTCTACCTGAACTACTGCTCCAACATCAGTTTCTATTTGATCCTGAAAGCCAGGAGGGCCCCCGTGCACGGCCACCCCGTCATCGAAAGGCTTGTTACCTACCGTAATTTGATCAACAGGCTGGCGGTCGTGGATCAGAAGCTGTCCTCGGAGATCCGTCATCTGCTCACACTGAAGGATGACCCTGAAAAGCTCCGACTGAACCTCAAGGCCCGGGCCACCCGGATCAAGCCAAAATCGGCTTCGAGGACCGGGGCCGCGACCACCGCCGATAATTCTGACGAGTCCGACTTAGACGAGGAAGCGGCATTGAAGTACTAcaaagagatggaagagaggcaGACGTTGAAGCGGAAGAAAGAGGACAGTAGTGCAGAAGAACAGACGACGGCAGAAGATCCAAATGCGAAAAGAGCCATTACTTACCAGATTGCTAAAAATAGGGGGCTCACACCCCGGAGAAAGAAGATCGATCGGAACCCCAGAGTCAAACACCGGGAGAAGTTCCGGAGAGCGAAAATCCGCCGCAGGGGCCAGGTCCGCGAGGTTCGGAGAGAAGAGCAGCGGTATAGCGGCGAACTCTCCGGCATCCGTGCCGGCGTTAAGAAGAGCATCAAGCTTAAATAA